One part of the Paenibacillus antri genome encodes these proteins:
- a CDS encoding ABC transporter substrate-binding protein — protein sequence MKKFTVRGGMTIAVLAVVLSACGNGLAVQSEPPSGSLSIVDDTGETLTFAKPVERIACVVSLCIDLTAELGMEPIAIGEGGVRTIAMQPEFYGEKGRSFASIGGSFFEPNVEDLVAAKPDLVIGLEGVHDAMREGLSGVAPILLVNPVGYSESVELLKAVGTITGRPKEAQTSADAFLAKLEEAKRKSPKDRKALIMYGSDVNFAIVTDSGLGGTVLREIAVYPWKVNDPSEDPFGEGAIPYSLEKLLAENPDAIFVESYSFQPGTKQLSEQLSQLPLWRELKAVQEGKVAEVRSPIWGDGRGTRSLGIMVDEAMAFLYPELP from the coding sequence ATGAAGAAATTTACGGTTCGAGGAGGAATGACGATCGCCGTGCTGGCGGTCGTTCTTTCCGCCTGCGGGAACGGTCTCGCCGTGCAAAGCGAGCCGCCGAGCGGGAGCTTATCCATCGTCGACGATACAGGAGAGACGCTAACGTTCGCGAAGCCGGTCGAGCGAATCGCGTGTGTCGTCTCGCTCTGCATCGACTTGACGGCGGAGCTCGGCATGGAGCCGATCGCGATCGGGGAAGGCGGCGTCCGGACGATCGCCATGCAGCCGGAGTTTTACGGCGAGAAGGGACGAAGCTTCGCTTCGATCGGCGGCAGCTTCTTCGAGCCGAACGTAGAGGACCTCGTCGCGGCGAAGCCGGATCTGGTGATCGGATTGGAGGGCGTGCACGACGCGATGAGGGAGGGGCTATCCGGGGTCGCGCCGATCCTGCTTGTCAACCCTGTCGGCTATTCCGAGTCGGTCGAGCTGCTCAAGGCGGTCGGTACCATTACCGGGCGGCCGAAAGAAGCGCAGACGTCTGCCGACGCGTTCCTCGCCAAGCTCGAAGAAGCGAAACGCAAGTCGCCGAAAGACCGGAAGGCGCTCATTATGTACGGCAGCGACGTGAATTTCGCGATCGTGACCGACAGCGGTCTCGGGGGGACGGTGTTACGGGAAATCGCGGTCTACCCTTGGAAGGTGAACGATCCGTCCGAAGATCCGTTCGGGGAAGGCGCGATTCCATATTCGTTGGAAAAGCTGTTGGCGGAAAACCCGGACGCGATCTTCGTCGAAAGTTATTCGTTCCAACCCGGGACGAAACAGCTGTCGGAGCAATTGTCGCAGCTTCCGCTGTGGAGGGAACTGAAAGCGGTCCAAGAAGGGAAGGTCGCGGAAGTTCGGTCCCCGATTTGGGGAGACGGGCGAGGCACGCGTTCGCTCGGCATCATGGTCGACGAAGCGATGGCGTTCCTGTACCCTGAGCTTCCCTAA
- a CDS encoding FecCD family ABC transporter permease, translating into MELRVLRSVLLTILLILVVLASSAAQVALGTPNLTWGELLGIVFRSEGEPLARTIVLEMRLPRAVLGVFIGAMLGAAGTLVQGAMNNRLAGPELLGVSSGASLAMGAIAVLQLPVSWHAQPLFALAGGLAGGACVLLAARGSRGAVSMLLVGMSVSAILNGTLILLIALGTSNDVNLLYLYLLGSLANRSWDHVERTLPWFAAMAPMAFLYLRTLNVMQLGDDVAAGLGVNVERSRHAILALCTGLVGVTVAQCGPIGFISLLAPHLARSMLGTNDARIALPFSMLCGGALLVSADAAARLLLYPAEIPVGVWTTLLGGSCFLILMVRRQGGVPNG; encoded by the coding sequence ATGGAACTTCGTGTTCTTCGTTCCGTACTTCTGACGATTCTGCTGATTCTCGTCGTTCTTGCCTCGTCGGCGGCGCAGGTTGCCTTAGGAACCCCCAACTTGACGTGGGGCGAGCTGCTCGGCATCGTCTTCCGGAGCGAGGGGGAACCGCTCGCGCGTACGATCGTCTTGGAGATGCGGCTGCCTCGGGCCGTGCTTGGCGTCTTCATCGGCGCGATGCTCGGAGCGGCAGGTACGCTTGTGCAAGGAGCGATGAACAACCGCTTGGCGGGACCTGAGCTGCTGGGCGTATCGTCCGGGGCGTCGCTCGCCATGGGGGCGATCGCGGTGCTGCAGCTTCCGGTATCCTGGCATGCGCAGCCGTTGTTCGCGTTGGCGGGAGGACTGGCGGGGGGAGCATGCGTATTGCTTGCCGCAAGAGGCAGCCGCGGCGCGGTAAGCATGCTTCTCGTCGGGATGTCCGTATCCGCCATCCTGAACGGCACGCTCATTCTCTTGATCGCGCTCGGTACGAGCAACGACGTGAATCTGCTTTACTTATACTTGCTCGGTTCGCTTGCCAATCGAAGCTGGGATCACGTCGAGCGAACCTTGCCGTGGTTCGCCGCGATGGCGCCGATGGCGTTCCTCTACCTCCGTACTTTGAATGTCATGCAGCTTGGCGACGACGTGGCTGCGGGTCTCGGCGTGAACGTCGAGCGGTCGCGTCATGCGATTCTAGCGCTGTGCACCGGACTCGTAGGGGTGACCGTAGCCCAGTGCGGCCCGATCGGGTTTATCTCGCTGCTTGCGCCGCATCTCGCAAGATCGATGCTCGGAACCAACGACGCCCGGATCGCGCTGCCGTTCTCGATGCTTTGCGGCGGCGCATTACTCGTCTCCGCGGATGCGGCGGCGCGTCTGCTGCTGTACCCGGCGGAAATTCCGGTCGGGGTCTGGACGACGCTGCTCGGGGGGAGCTGTTTCTTGATTCTCATGGTCCGGCGGCAAGGAGGAGTCCCGAATGGGTGA
- a CDS encoding FecCD family ABC transporter permease yields MGEGKNVSYAGNKTGVVLLTLAIALSGCFVLYIGFGKTPYSFVEVVRALFHVEADAGTRHVVWNLRLPRALIAVAAGAMLGTAGAMLQSILRNPLVEPGLMGSSAGAVLFAVLWLTFAAGSFAETVSLQLVALFGGVGATLLVLALNSRQSANRARFALIGVVTASILQSATSLLLLHRQQGLSSIFLWLFGSLNGRGWSSWSTLWPWALFGIGLALAYARKAEILQLGDDSAAGLGLAVNRTRFLMLAIASALTAASVSVVGAIGFIGLIGPHVAGWFVGRRPTALFPTSALFSALLLLASDWVGQSAAIRLPLPGMEHYVASLPVGAVTTLLGAPFFLYLLRRSL; encoded by the coding sequence ATGGGTGAGGGGAAAAATGTATCGTACGCGGGTAACAAAACGGGGGTGGTCCTGCTGACGCTGGCGATCGCGCTCTCGGGTTGTTTCGTGCTCTACATCGGCTTCGGAAAGACGCCTTATTCCTTTGTAGAAGTCGTCCGTGCTCTGTTTCACGTCGAAGCGGATGCCGGGACTCGGCACGTCGTCTGGAATTTGCGCCTTCCGAGAGCGCTAATCGCCGTTGCGGCGGGCGCCATGCTGGGTACGGCGGGGGCGATGCTGCAATCGATCTTGCGGAATCCGCTCGTCGAACCGGGTCTGATGGGCTCCTCGGCCGGCGCCGTTCTGTTCGCGGTGCTGTGGTTGACGTTCGCGGCGGGCTCGTTCGCGGAGACCGTCTCGTTGCAGCTCGTTGCGCTCTTCGGGGGCGTCGGCGCTACGCTGCTCGTCTTGGCGCTAAACTCTCGTCAGAGCGCCAACCGCGCGCGATTCGCCTTAATCGGCGTCGTGACCGCTTCGATCTTGCAGTCCGCGACGTCGCTCCTGCTGCTCCATCGACAGCAGGGACTGTCCTCGATCTTTCTATGGCTGTTCGGTTCGCTGAACGGGAGGGGCTGGAGCAGCTGGTCGACGCTCTGGCCATGGGCGTTGTTCGGGATCGGACTGGCGCTGGCGTACGCGCGGAAGGCCGAAATTTTGCAGCTCGGAGACGACTCGGCCGCCGGTCTGGGCCTTGCCGTGAATCGTACCCGTTTCCTGATGCTCGCGATCGCTTCCGCGCTGACCGCCGCCTCCGTCTCCGTCGTCGGAGCGATCGGCTTCATCGGATTGATCGGTCCCCATGTCGCCGGATGGTTCGTAGGGAGGCGCCCGACGGCGTTGTTTCCGACGAGCGCGCTCTTCTCGGCGCTGTTGCTCCTCGCGTCGGACTGGGTCGGCCAAAGCGCGGCGATCCGATTGCCCCTGCCGGGGATGGAACACTACGTCGCAAGTTTGCCCGTCGGCGCAGTTACAACGCTATTGGGGGCACCGTTCTTCTTATATTTGCTCCGCCGTTCGCTGTAA
- a CDS encoding TIGR03943 family putative permease subunit → MTIHRLLRAFVAAGFSTYIIYLVKVDALQYYIAPRMEIFVKLSAIVLMMFAVVQAFSMFVGARGRHVDCGCDHPPSPSLWRNALTYGLLFSPLVLGYFLPDLALGSDLVDKKGIVLSRSEPGTPAIPREETPVRTPLPSSESLQDDQLLRSFQTGDLYEDQYASLAVRLMKQDPMVVREDAYLEIITAIDLFLNRFVGKSVQIEGFAYRTEEMAADEFVVARMAMDCCSADATPYGFLVQSQEASRFAEDTWIRVTGTIGTADWGGVEIVKIEAAEVAGIDSPETPYVYPNYEALDELPARD, encoded by the coding sequence ATGACGATCCACCGTCTATTGCGAGCGTTCGTCGCAGCCGGATTTTCCACTTACATCATTTACTTAGTTAAAGTTGATGCGCTGCAATATTACATCGCGCCGAGGATGGAAATTTTCGTGAAGCTGTCGGCCATCGTATTGATGATGTTCGCCGTCGTCCAAGCATTCTCCATGTTCGTAGGCGCGAGAGGACGTCACGTCGATTGCGGCTGCGACCATCCCCCCTCCCCGTCGTTATGGCGTAACGCGCTGACGTACGGATTATTGTTTTCCCCGCTCGTACTTGGTTATTTCCTCCCCGACCTTGCGCTCGGGAGCGACCTGGTCGATAAGAAGGGCATCGTTCTTAGCCGAAGCGAACCGGGGACGCCCGCGATTCCCCGGGAAGAGACGCCTGTACGAACGCCCTTACCGTCTTCTGAATCGTTGCAGGACGATCAATTGTTGCGATCGTTCCAGACCGGCGATCTGTACGAGGATCAATACGCAAGCTTGGCGGTACGTTTAATGAAACAAGATCCCATGGTCGTTCGGGAAGATGCTTACTTAGAGATTATCACGGCGATCGACCTGTTCCTGAATCGATTCGTCGGGAAGAGCGTGCAAATCGAAGGGTTCGCGTACCGAACGGAGGAGATGGCCGCGGATGAATTCGTCGTGGCGAGGATGGCCATGGATTGTTGCTCCGCCGATGCGACGCCTTATGGATTCTTAGTGCAATCCCAAGAAGCGTCGCGATTCGCGGAGGATACTTGGATCCGAGTGACGGGGACGATCGGGACCGCCGATTGGGGCGGCGTGGAGATCGTAAAGATCGAGGCGGCGGAAGTCGCCGGCATCGATTCGCCGGAAACCCCATACGTGTATCCGAATTACGAAGCGCTCGACGAACTTCCGGCTCGAGATTAA
- a CDS encoding permease: MIAPAVRLGLSLVLLVFVSFLIVIFMNPEVIRNLPELQISSIQTFKTMFVSIVLEAFPFILLGVVLSSILQVFVPDRIVQRLIPKNPVLGVLVSCLLGVIFPICECGMIPVARRLVKKGLPLYSAVVFLLAGPILNPVVFASTYMAFRARPEIVYSRMGLAFAVAAAVGLLVYAFVKKDPLKSVPSHAHHDHHHDHGHHHDRDSAGTGNKLFSTFEHASGEFIDMGKYLVFGALLTAGVQTFLDRDSLLAIANSEWISNWFMMGFAYILSICSTSDAFVASSFASTFSATSLIAFLVFGPMLDVKSTMMMLAVFRGRFVLFIAFFTFVAVSAGVFLLGKFI, encoded by the coding sequence ATGATCGCTCCTGCCGTTCGGCTTGGTTTGTCGCTTGTTCTGCTCGTGTTCGTAAGTTTCCTTATCGTTATTTTCATGAATCCGGAAGTCATCCGCAACTTGCCCGAGCTGCAAATCTCTAGTATCCAAACGTTCAAAACGATGTTCGTCAGCATCGTCCTGGAGGCCTTCCCCTTCATTTTGCTCGGCGTCGTCCTGTCATCGATCCTCCAGGTATTCGTCCCCGACCGCATCGTGCAGCGATTGATCCCGAAAAATCCCGTTCTCGGCGTCCTGGTGTCCTGCTTGTTGGGCGTCATCTTCCCGATCTGCGAATGCGGAATGATCCCTGTCGCCCGTAGGCTCGTAAAGAAAGGGCTTCCGCTCTACTCCGCGGTTGTGTTCCTGCTCGCGGGACCCATTCTAAATCCCGTCGTATTCGCATCGACCTATATGGCGTTTCGGGCGAGACCCGAGATCGTCTATTCGCGGATGGGGTTAGCGTTCGCCGTCGCTGCGGCCGTAGGGCTTCTAGTATACGCCTTCGTGAAGAAAGATCCTTTGAAGTCCGTTCCGAGTCACGCGCATCACGATCACCATCACGATCACGGCCACCATCACGATCGCGACTCGGCCGGTACCGGCAATAAACTATTTTCGACCTTCGAGCATGCGTCCGGCGAGTTCATCGACATGGGCAAATATTTAGTGTTCGGCGCCCTCCTTACGGCCGGCGTTCAAACCTTTTTGGATCGCGACAGTCTGCTCGCCATCGCGAATTCCGAATGGATTTCCAATTGGTTCATGATGGGCTTCGCCTACATCCTATCCATCTGTTCCACTTCCGATGCGTTCGTCGCCTCTTCGTTCGCGTCTACCTTTTCCGCTACGTCTTTGATCGCTTTCCTCGTCTTCGGCCCGATGTTAGACGTGAAGAGCACGATGATGATGCTGGCGGTATTCCGAGGCAGATTCGTGCTGTTCATCGCCTTCTTTACGTTCGTTGCCGTCTCCGCCGGCGTATTTTTGCTCGGAAAATTCATCTAA
- a CDS encoding sigma-70 family RNA polymerase sigma factor → MKPAGLKTKEEFSKDPAGALEQLMEHYGATVMRTAYFYTGDRHLAEDISQEVFLRAYRTWTSFRGESAVKTWLTTIAVNVCRDKMGVRMFSEQPTDPSRMERGRTISVEEEALERLKKSELLQHVLRLPLPYQEVLFLYYYSDLSTPEIADATKTPEGTVRNRLHRAREALAREMKKEETYNDGYGS, encoded by the coding sequence GTGAAGCCGGCCGGCTTGAAGACGAAAGAGGAATTTTCGAAGGATCCCGCGGGGGCGCTCGAGCAGCTCATGGAGCATTACGGCGCGACCGTTATGCGGACCGCCTATTTTTATACCGGGGATCGGCATCTCGCCGAGGATATCAGTCAGGAAGTATTCCTGCGCGCTTATCGAACATGGACGTCGTTTCGCGGGGAAAGCGCGGTGAAGACGTGGTTGACGACGATCGCGGTCAACGTGTGCAGAGACAAGATGGGCGTGCGGATGTTCTCGGAGCAGCCGACCGACCCGAGTCGGATGGAGCGGGGGCGAACGATCAGCGTGGAAGAGGAGGCGCTTGAGCGGCTGAAGAAGAGCGAACTGCTGCAGCATGTACTACGCTTGCCCCTGCCCTACCAAGAAGTGTTGTTTCTATACTATTACTCGGATCTAAGCACGCCGGAGATCGCGGATGCGACGAAGACGCCCGAAGGCACCGTGCGGAACCGATTGCACCGAGCGCGCGAGGCGTTGGCTCGGGAGATGAAGAAGGAGGAGACGTACAATGACGGATACGGATCGTAA
- a CDS encoding AraC family transcriptional regulator — protein MDWVDRMNRAIGYIEERMLEEIDYEDVAKVACCSVYHFQRMFSFITDVPLSEYVRRRRLTLAAFELQHGKAKVIDIALKYGYDSPEAFARAFQNVHGTTPTAARNSGTPLQAYPRISFQISIQGVVGMKYRIEEAEAFAVVGVQEKIKTADAFDAVPRAWTSAMKEGLFDKLWEVREPHPNIRGILGVCADGDHGKNESFHYIMSVASVQAPAEGMVKREFPAATWAVFEAEGGPEGIGDIWKRLYTEWLPTSAYDLAYLPAIECYLPPEENKNELWVPVVKKSVPSGSRGKSARSAV, from the coding sequence GTGGATTGGGTCGACAGAATGAATCGAGCAATCGGTTATATCGAGGAGCGTATGTTAGAAGAGATCGATTACGAAGACGTTGCGAAAGTCGCATGCTGCTCGGTGTACCATTTCCAACGGATGTTCTCCTTTATTACGGACGTTCCGTTATCGGAATATGTGAGGCGCAGAAGATTAACCTTAGCGGCGTTCGAGCTTCAGCATGGGAAGGCGAAAGTGATCGATATCGCGCTGAAGTACGGCTACGATTCGCCGGAAGCGTTCGCCCGCGCTTTTCAAAACGTGCACGGGACTACGCCGACCGCCGCGCGGAATAGCGGTACCCCTCTTCAGGCCTATCCTCGAATCTCCTTCCAAATTTCAATCCAAGGGGTCGTGGGAATGAAGTATCGGATCGAAGAAGCAGAGGCGTTCGCCGTCGTAGGCGTGCAAGAGAAGATCAAGACGGCGGATGCTTTCGATGCCGTACCGCGCGCGTGGACAAGCGCGATGAAGGAAGGACTGTTCGATAAGCTGTGGGAGGTGCGGGAACCCCATCCGAACATCAGAGGCATCTTAGGCGTATGCGCGGACGGGGATCACGGGAAGAACGAATCGTTCCATTACATCATGTCCGTCGCGTCCGTCCAAGCCCCGGCGGAAGGCATGGTCAAGCGCGAGTTCCCGGCTGCGACTTGGGCTGTTTTCGAAGCGGAGGGAGGGCCGGAGGGGATCGGGGACATTTGGAAAAGGTTATATACCGAATGGCTGCCGACTTCCGCCTATGACTTGGCGTATTTGCCGGCCATCGAATGTTATTTGCCGCCGGAAGAAAACAAAAACGAGCTTTGGGTGCCCGTCGTGAAAAAGTCTGTTCCGTCCGGATCCCGCGGGAAATCAGCGCGATCGGCCGTCTAG